One region of Primulina tabacum isolate GXHZ01 chromosome 1, ASM2559414v2, whole genome shotgun sequence genomic DNA includes:
- the LOC142507875 gene encoding uncharacterized protein LOC142507875, with product MGGKIDSSLNQGGSPPVFKLHGQNYHLIGSLLPCQGVSPKFAQLYIYDTENEISNRISAVRQNSDTNNLHFKIISDLKDDQRNNDGEGRYDNKLKLIGRRCGDGRRYNLPSASEVAALIVGDFDESLGDRDILVETQTGKLKRINELNPAYLALQYPLFFPYGEDGYREDISFSKSKSSSVGRKKVDIYPDESKTVEMYKGLHDALLRGETNPSTQGKRIILPSTFTEGARYMIQNYQDAMAICKWAGYPDLFITFTCNPKWLEIVRFVEERGLKPEDRPDIVCRIFKIKLDALIKDLRNNKFVRNVKAVIYTVEFQKRGLPHAHILLFLCKEDKYPTPEAINGIISAEIPYEKEDPVYYGAVCDLMMHDPCGDARKKSACMSDGRCTKNFPKKFVEVTSIDEDGYPVYRRRDNAQTILKNGVNLDNIFVVPHNHYLLIRYGARINAEWCNQSRAIKYLFKYINKGHDRVTASFYQSSDNDNFGKIVDEVNMYYDCRYISPCEAAWRIFGFEIQYRDPPVERLSFHLPNEQNIIFSDIDQIDTVLERLTVNQSMFLAWMEANKKYPEARELLYAEFPMKFVWKRDTREFVPRKKRFSIGRIFYVPPGCGDMYYLRFLLNVVRGPTCYDDISIVNGVQYRSFRDACYALGLLNDDKEYIDGIVEASHWASAQSLRVLFATLLSSDSISRPDVVWESCWTYLSDDILYKQRNLLHHQELELNEDEIKSHALVEIEKLLRSYGKSLRGFQSVSFPSDEYFHSSRNSLIHDEMRFDRRVLFREHHNLLNNLNDQQRQVYNTIMTVVDLNTGGIFFVYGYGALDKSMKDIMGFVNPSSLHMPFGRKKVVFGGDFRQILPVFAKDELLLKDYNDPIATIVESTYPLFRNNVNDAKYFQQRAILAPTLDVIQSGPSKRMATIIAAGEHHNVARLYEAWERYKELLRRCPNHGFEDWVQIELFYNGLNGQT from the exons ATGGGAGGAAAGATAGATTCAAGTCTAAATCAAGGCGGCTCTCCTCCAGTTTTTAAACTTCATGGTcaaaattatcatttaatcgGAAGCTTACTTCCATGTCAAGGTGTATCACCTAAGTTTGCTCAGCTATACATTTACGACACAGAAAATGAAATTTCAAATCGGATTTCTGCTGTCAG ACAAAACAGCGACACAAATAATCTTCATTTCAAGATAATTTCAGATTTGAAG GATGACCAAAGAAATAATGATGGAGAAGGACGATATGATAATAAATTAAAGCTGATTGGTAGAAGGTGTGGTGATGGAAGAAGATATAATCTTCCTTCTGCTTCTGAAGTTGCAGCATTGATTGTGGGAGATTTCGACGAGTCTCTAGGTGATAGAGATATTTTAGTCGAAACACAAACGGGAAAACTTAAACGTATCAATGAACTAAATCCTGCATATCTTGCTCTCCAATATCCACTATTTTTTCCCTATGGTGAGGACGGTTATAGAGAAGATATCTCATTCTCAAAATCTAAATCAAGTTCTGTAGGGAGAAAAAAA GTTGACATATATCCGGATGAATCAAAAACAGTTGAGATGTACAAAGGTCTTCATGATGCACTTCTGCGCGGTGAAACAAATCCGTCCACTCAAGGAAAACGTATTATATTGCCTTCTACGTTTACTGAAGGGGCCAGATATATGATTCAGAACTATCAAGATGCGATGGCTATATGCAAATGGGCCGGTTATCCAGATTTGTTTATAACATTTACATGCAACCCAAAATGGCTAGAAATTGTGAGATTTGTCGAGGAACGTGGGTTGAAGCCTGAAGACCGTCCGGATATTGTTTGcagaatttttaaaataaagttagATGCCTTGATTAAAGATCTTCGAAACAATAAATTTGTTAGAAATGTTAAGGCag TTATATATACCGTTGAATTTCAAAAGCGAGGATTACCGCACGCCCACATTTTGCTTTTCCTTTGTAAAGAAGACAAATATCCAACACCAGAGGCAATCAATGGTATCATTTCTGCTGAAATACCTTACGAAAAGGAAGATCCAGTTTATTACGGTGCAGTATGTGATCTCATGATGCACGATCCATGTGGAGATGCAAGAAAGAAATCCGCATGCATGTCCGATGGTCGTTGCACAAAGAATTTTCCGAAAAAGTTTGTTGAAGTAACATCAATTGATGAGGATGGATACCCAGTCTATAGACGCAGAGATAATGCACAAACAATTCTAAAGAATGGTGTTAATCTAGATAACATTTTTGTTGTTCCTCATAATCATTATTTGTTGATTCGGTACGGAGCTCGTATTAATGCCGAATGGTGTAACCAATCTCGAGcgatcaaatatttgttcaagtATATAAATAAAGGACATGATCGTGTGACTGCATCATTTTATCAAAGCTCGGATAATGACAATTTTGGAAAAATTGTTGATGAAGTCAATATGTACTACGACTGCAGATACATTTCCCCGTGTGAGGCGGCGTGGAGAATTTTTGGATTTGAGATTCAATACAGAGACCCACCTGTTGAGCGTTTGAGCTTTCATCTTCCGAAtgaacaaaatattattttttctgaTATCGATCAAATCGATACTGTTCTTGAACGACTTACTGTTAATCAAAGCATGTTTCTTGCATGGATGGAAGCTAATAAGAAATATCCAGAGGCAAGAGAATTACTATATGCTGAATTTCCAATGAAGTTTGTTTGGAAAAGAGATACACGAGAATTTGTTCCTAGAAAAAAGAGATTTTCAATTGGACGTATTTTTTATGTTCCTCCGGGTTGTGGTGATATGTACTATTTAAGATTTCTACTCAATGTAGTTCGTGGTCCCACGTGCTATGATGATATATCTATTGTCAACGGCGTTCAATACCGTTCATTTCGTGATGCTTGCTATGCATTAGGGCTGTTGAATGATGATAAGGAGTACATTGATGGCATCGTTGAGGCAAGTCATTGGGCTTCAGCACAATCCTTGAGAGTTTTATTTGCTACTCTATTGTCATCAGACAGTATTAGTCGACCTGATGTAGTTTGGGAGTCTTGTTGGACATATTTATCGGATGATATTTTATACAAACAACGTAACTTGCTGCATCATCAAG AATTGGAATTGAATGAGGATGAAATTAAAAGTCATGCGTTGGTTGAAATTGAGAAACTATTGCGAAGCTATGGAAAGAGTTTACGTGGATTTCAATCAGTGTCATTTCCAAGTgatgaatattttcattctTCTAGAAATAGCCTAATACATGATGAGATGCGGTTTGATAGAAGAGTTCTGTTCAGAGAACATCATAATCTCCTAAATAATTTGAACGATCAACAACGCCAAGTATATAATACGATTATGACTGTTGTTGATTTGAATACGGGAGGGATTTTCTTTGTATATGGATATGGAG CTCTGGATAAAAGTATGAAAGATATAATGGGATTCGTCAATCCTTCAAGCCTTCATATGCCTTTTGGAAGAAAAAAAGTTGTTTTTGGTGGTGATTTTAGACAAATATTGCCTGTTTTTGCAAAAG ATGAACTTTTGTTGAAAGATTACAATGATCCTATTGCAACAATTGTTGAGAGCACATATCCGTTGTTTCGAAATAATGTCAATGATGCAAAATATTTCCAGCAAAGAGCTATATTGGCCCCGACTCTTGATGTCATTCAGTCA